Within Rothia sp. ZJ932, the genomic segment TTTCATCGGGGCGGACGCGCGTCCGTTCCCCGTCCTTTCGTTGCGGCTAGAGTCGCTGAGCAGGGGTATATCTTCTCCATCGGGGGTATCCACGATAGAGCGGTGGCGGTCTAAGGAGACCTTAGCGCCCAGCCCGATGCCCATGAGTGTACCCGCACGTTCTACCTGGGCATTCAAAATGGCGGTGGTTGCAAAGAAAGCGGTGAGTTCGCCAACGCTGAGCTGGTTGTGGGCAACCTGGTTGATGCCAACCCCCAGGGTAATAAGCGAGGTGACACCGACAATCAAAGAGTTCTGCATCATGAGCTTACCCATGAACCGCGAGCGGGTCACCTCAAGATCCCGCAACCTGGCGGAGTCCTCAGCGAAGCCCGCAAGAGCATGCTGACCGCGTCCGAGGGCTTTGAGCACACGCACACCGTGAACAGACTCCTCAACGGTGGTTGCTAGATCGCCAGCCATCTCTTGAGATTGGCGGGTGAGCTCTCGATACCCTTTAACAAACCGCCAGGTCACAAAAACCATGAGCGGTACACTGCACACGTAGATGAGGGTGAGCAGGGGAGACCCTCGCAGTAGGAGCACCGAGCCAACGACCAGCATCACCGCAACAGAGATGAGCTGAACCAGACCGAAAGTCATCCACTGGCGCAAGGTATTGAGATCACCCATTGAGCGCTGCAGAAGCTGCCCCGAGGGCCAACGGTCGTGAAAAGAAATGGGCTGACGCAGTAGTTTATCCACAATATTCAAACGCATCTGCTGCTCAACAGTGGACGCTGAATCAACCAATAAGAAGCGGCGCAACATCACCAAAGATACTTGGGCTGCGGCGACCCCCAGCACTATTAAACCGCCTAGCCACACCGTTGAGCTGGTGGGTGATCCGCCCACCATCGCATCGACAATAAAGCTGAGCACTTGAGGAATCATCAGCTCCACGATGACTATAATGATGCTGACAGTCAGCCCCGCTATCCACCGTGCGCGGATAGGACGCAGATAAGAAAAAAGGGTGTGCGATTCGCCGGTCTGCCGGGAAAAGGGGGTAGGGGAGGGCACCTCAATACGCTTTGTTTTTAACAAAAAGTTCTGCACGCGCTAGCTACCAGCCTTCTCACCAGGGAATAGAGCCCTCCAGAATACAATTAGGCTCCACCTACAGTTCTACAGGGTTTTACACAAAAATTCGCGCCAGGATTTCTTCAAGCGAAATCATGACGCAAATTTTACGCAGAAAATATTGCCTATCTAGCGTGAGGTGAGGGTCACCACAATTGCCTCAGGCGGGCAGAAGAGCCTCACCTGTGCGTAGCGTGAAGTTCCCAACCCGGCAGAAACGTGTACCGGCACACCATCTTGATAGCTCAAGCCTTTGGCTCGCGCAGGCGGCAAATCGCAGTTAGACACCAGCGCGCGTCCACCCGGCAAACATACCTGACCACCGTGCGTGTGGCCGGCAAAGATCGCTTGGGCACCATCAGCAACAAACCGGTTCAGGGTTCGCAGGTACGGTGCGTGAGCTACACCTAAGCGCACCAACGGCGCAGGTTCGGTATCAAAGGCGGTGGGCGCAAACCCCGGATGCTTGTCATAGCCAATGTGCGGGTCATCAACCCCCGAGAACTCCAAACGCAACCCATCAATGCTCAGAGTTTCATAGCGGTTGATGAGGTCAACCCAGCCCCTGTTATCAAAAGCATCGTGCATTTCTTGGGTGGGAAGGGTAGCGACTTTTTCGCTCTCAGGTTTCTTAGAGGGTCCCACTAAATAGCGGAAAGGGTTCTTTTTGCCCGGTGCGAAATAGCAGTTAGAACCCGGCACGTACACACCCGGAAAATCAAAGAGCGGATCCAACGCATCCATCAGGGCAGGTAACCCGCTCATGTGCGAGAGATTGTCACCGGTGTTGATAACGAGGTTGGGTTCTAACGCCGCCAGCGAATGGATGAAGTCACGTTTGGTGCGTTGCCCCGGAATCATGTGCATATCTGAGATGTGCAGAATCCTAAAGTCTGGGGTGCCCGCAGGTAAAACGGGTAGCGCTTCGTGGCGCACCGTGAAATTGGTGAGTTCGTAATACCGGGCATAGACTGCCGTGGCGGCACCCGCAACAACAGCTGTAGCGAGGGTAGCACCGGCTACCTTGCCCAGCTGTTCAGCAGATACCGCCACAGCAGAAGGTGAAGATGAGATCATACTTAGCCTAGACCCAGCACCTTATTAGAAGGCTGAGCGAACTTATCAGTGTTATAGCGTTTAGCGGTCTCGTTCATGTAACGCTGCCACTGGGTACCTGCGAAGGTTGCGCCATCAACGTAAGCACTGCGCTGACCGTTGATTGACAAACCGTTGAGTGAACGGGAGCCCTCTTGGAGGTTACCCACCCAGGACGCGGTAGAAAGACCCTTGGTGTAGCCCACCATCCAGGTCTGGGTGGAGTTATCGGTCGTACCGGTTTTAGCTGCTGAAGCATCAGGCAAACCGATACCGCGCTGCCAGCCAGAACCATCGACCAGTACCTGCTTGAGTACGTAGTTCACGCCGTTCGCGACGTCCTTTGAAATCTGTTCGGAGCAGGCGGGCTTGTACTCTTTCTTCACGCTACCGTCGCGGTTTTCAACCTTGGTGGTTGCCATGGGCTCGCAGTAGACACCGTCGTTAGCGAAGGTCGCGTAGGCGGATGCCATAGTCAAGGGTGAAACCTCAATGGCACCGATGTTCGATGTCAGAATCTTGGGGTTGTAGGCGGTGTCGCCCGTCCACTGGTGAACGTGCAGTTTATCAGCCATCTCTTGGATATCGCACAAATCAGATTCGAAGACCATGCGGAAGAGGAAGGAGTTAATGGAGTTCTTCATACCGAAAGTAACTGTGCCCCACTGGCGGTAACCACCCTCAGCGTTCTGGAAGGTAAAACCCTCGGGTTTTTCGGTGAACCGGAAAGCTCCACCGTCGAGGCACTTGGCATTCCAGCGGGTGCTGGCGGGGTAGTTCAAAGCGGTGCCATCAATCACCTGATTGACGCTCTTGCCCTTATCTATCCAGTTCGCCAGAACCACGGGCTTGAAAGTTGAACCGGGCTGGAATCCGGTGGTGCCACCGTACTGGGGATCAACATTGTAGCTGTAGAGCGAAGTAGAGTGATCGTCCTTTGCATCAGCATAATCACTGTTCTGCGCCATCGCCTTAATGTAGCCGTTCTTGGGTTCAACAGAGACCAGAGCGGCGTTCACATCGTCGATATTGTTAGTAGAGGGCTGGGTAGCTTCCACTGACTTCTTCGCTGAATCCTGCGCGCGGGTATCAAGAGTTGAAATAATCTTGTAACCGCCACGGTAAATGCTGTTGATGCGGTCCTCTTCGGTAGCACCAAAGGATTCATCGCCGTAGAGCGCTGACATCACGTAGTTGCAGAAGTAGGCGTTTACACCTGCTGCTGAACATCCTGAGTCGGTGGTGTGAATATCGAGATCCAACTCTGAATTCACTGCGTTGTCATACTCTTTTTGAGTGATTTTCTCATCGCGCAACATGGTGCCCAGCACTAAGTTGCGACGTTCTTTGGAGTATTCGGGGTTCTTATTGGGGCGGTACACGTTAGGTGCCTGTACCATACCGGCAAGCGTCGCTGCCTGAGCGGGGTTCAGCTCAGCAGCTGAAATACCCCAGTAGTAGTAAGCAGCAGCCTCAACGCCGTAGTTAGCGCCACCCAAGTTCACAATGTTGAGGTAGCCCTCAAGAATTTCGTCTTTGGATTTGTTTTCTTCCATCGAGATGGCAAGTTTCATCTCGATGATTTTCTCAACATACCCCTTATTAGCGCCCAAAGTTTCGGTGGCATCGCCGCCGGTCTGTTCAGCTGTATCAATGAGCAAGTTGTTCACGTACTGCTGAGTGAGAGTGGAAGCGCCCTGACGGTTGTTAGGACGAAGGATATTATTAACCAGCGCACGTCCAATACCGACGGGTGAAATAGCACCGTGTTCGTAGAACTTACGGTCTTCAACCGCGATAATCGCGTCCTGCATGGGCTGCGAAATTTTATCGAGGGGAACCTCAGTGCGGTTCTGAGCGTAAAAAGTAGCTAGCTCCGTTTTACCGTCGGATGCGTACAGTACCGAGGGCTTCGAGAGCGGGCCGTCAGACATATTGTCGGGCAGTCCCTTGAACCAGTTGATGGATGAGGTAGCAGCCATGCCAGCGGCAGCTGTGGGCGGAACCAACAGACCGGCAGTGATAAAGCCTGCAATGATTGACAGCGCTACGAACTGCAATAAATCACTGGGCTTACGCTTTTTACGTACTTTCTTGGATGAGACCATTGCTCTAGTTTACAAGCCAAACGGAAAAAACACAGTCTTTTATTAGACCGCTCATAGACCGCTGGCTCACACCGGCAGACCTCCTAGTTCGCCCCGCAACAAATACGATGTTTTATCGCCTCTTGCACGGGTGTTTTTCGTAAACGCGTGCCGGTGGGTTTAGGCTAGAGACATGGATAAATGGGAATACGCAACAGTGCCCTTGATGATTCACGCTACCAAGCAGATTTTGGATAGCTGGGGCGAAGACGGCTGGGAACTTGTCACTGTACTACCTGGTGCTGCACCAACCGGTGCCGCACCCGCGGGTAACATGGTCGCTCCGACCCAGGGCAACCCGATCGCTTACTTCAAACGTAAGAAAAGCTAACACTAAAATATAGAACTCAACGGCCGACTCGCGTGTAGCGCGACCGGTCGTTGTTTTCCCTTAACACTTCCTGTACCAGAATCATTGTGAGAAAGCGTTATGACTCAGAACAGCACCGTTGAAAACCGTATTAAAGAACTGGGCTACACACTGCCCCAGGTTGCCGCCCCTGTAGCGTCCTATGTCCCCGCTGTTGTCAGTGGTTCGTACGTCTACACCTCGGGTCAATTGCCTTTTATCGATGGGGCTTTGCCAGAAACTGGCAAGGTTCATACTGAACCCGGTGGTGTGAACCTCGATGACGCTAAAAAGTACGCGGCGATGTGTGCTTTGAACGCTTTGGCTGCCGTGAAATCTGCGATTGGTGATCTTGACCGTGTGACCAAGATTGTTAAAGTAGTGGGTTTTGTATCATCGCACCCTGAGTTTACTGCTCAGCCTGCCGTCATTAACGGGGCTTCTGAGTTGCTGGGTGATATTTTCGGTGAGGTGGGTCAGCACGCCCGCAGCGCTGTTGGTGTGCCGGTGTTGCCCTTAGACTCACCGGTTGAAGTTGAAATTATTGTTGAGTATGTCTAAACCTGCTCTGTATACCGGTGCTCTGACAACGGTGCCCCAGAAGGCTGCGGCGATGAGCACTGATACCGCCCGTATCGAGCGGACTGTGGCATCTGTTGAACGCATATTTGTACTGCCTCGATCGCAGCAAGACGCGGCGCGTACCTGGGTAGCAGAGGGCGGTGAACACGGCCCCTGCACCCTCAAAGCGGCAGGTGCCGTGATATTTGTACGCGACGGTGCCAGCGGCATTGAAACCTTTATGACGTATCGGGTGAAATCTCCCATGGGCAGGCTGGCTTTCCCCGGCGGTCTAGCTACCGCATCTGATATTGCCCATCACCAGTGGATTGGCCCGAGCGAAACGCAGTGGGCTGAAAAAACCGGTGGCGACAATCCGCAGTTGGCACGTGCCGCCGTCACCACCGCCATCCGCGAAGTTTTTGAAGAAACCGGTCTCTTACTCGCTGGGACTAACGAGGTTAGCACCGTTGAGTCACTGAACGCGCACGAGATGATGAGCGTGCGACAGGCTATTTCTCAGCAAGAGAAAGATTTCATCGGCTACCTCGAAAGCCGCAACCTGAAGATGCGTACTGACCTGCTCAAGCCTGTGGGGCACTGGCACTCACCCGATTTCTTCCACAAGCGCTACGATTTGCACTACTTTGCGGCGGCTGTGCCCGTGGGGCAAAGCATTAACCTCTTAGAAGGCAAAGGGATTTGGGGTCGGTGGATTAGCGTCGGTGAGGTTCTCTCTAACACCACCAGCACCGCGCTGGGAGATGAAGTGGGGCAGGACGATACCGTCGGCAAGACCCTTCCTGAGCTGGTGAGTCCGGGAGTGATGTGCGCCCTAGAAGCAATGAACAACAGCTCAAGTGCCATCGCTTTCCTCTCCAAGAAACGCTCGGTTCAGGTGGTTAAACCTGAAACTAAGATGGCAGCCGATGGCACCTGCTATCTCAGCGTCAAGGACGCACCCGCCAAACCCGCGCGGTAGAGACCATTACTGCTTCAAGGAAAAAGAAGAGGGACGGTTCGCGATGAACCGCCCCTCTTTCTTTTAGGGTGCTCTTAGTACGCTATGAGTTTTAGCGTGAACGGTTGCGCAGACGCTGCAGATCAAGAATAACGACCGCGCGTGCTTCGAGGCGAATCCAGCCGCGTGATACGAATTCAGCCAGTGCCTTGTTCACGGTTTCGCGTGAGGCGCCAACGAGCTGAGCCAGCTCTTCCTGGGTGAGTTCGTGGGCAACGAGCACACCGTCGGTTGCGGGGCGACCAAAGCGGTCAGCTAGGTCGAGCAGTGCCTTTGCAACGCGACCGGGAACGTCTGAGAAGACCAGGTCAGCGAGGTTTTCGTTGGTGCGACGCAGACGGCGGGCAAGAGCCTGAAGAACCTGAGCTGAGATGCTGGGGGACTTCTCCATTGCCTTGCGCAGTGACTCGTGCTTGACACCTGCCAGGCGGGTCTCTGACACAGCGGTTGCGCTGGTTGAACGCGGTGAGGGGTCAAACAAAGCCATCTCGCC encodes:
- a CDS encoding ABC transporter ATP-binding protein; translated protein: MPSPTPFSRQTGESHTLFSYLRPIRARWIAGLTVSIIIVIVELMIPQVLSFIVDAMVGGSPTSSTVWLGGLIVLGVAAAQVSLVMLRRFLLVDSASTVEQQMRLNIVDKLLRQPISFHDRWPSGQLLQRSMGDLNTLRQWMTFGLVQLISVAVMLVVGSVLLLRGSPLLTLIYVCSVPLMVFVTWRFVKGYRELTRQSQEMAGDLATTVEESVHGVRVLKALGRGQHALAGFAEDSARLRDLEVTRSRFMGKLMMQNSLIVGVTSLITLGVGINQVAHNQLSVGELTAFFATTAILNAQVERAGTLMGIGLGAKVSLDRHRSIVDTPDGEDIPLLSDSSRNERTGNGRASAPMKHSVQSSQAPASLSFSGVRFAYSEAAPAVLTNFSLEIEPGEIIALVGVTGSGKSTVLQLVPRLYDATAGTISIDGVDVKSLSIHQLRQQVSFAFEEPVLFSDTVRENVLLGVDRSRMSAQEADARLRLGLDVASADFVEKLPEGVDSVIGEEGMNLSGGQRQRLSLARAIAAQPRVMLLDDPLSALDVNTEEFVMQQLKKQLVNTTTLLTAHRPSTVALADRVAVMKEGAIIAVGTPAHLQSHPEYRALMAPLDESKEG
- a CDS encoding metallophosphoesterase, which encodes MISSSPSAVAVSAEQLGKVAGATLATAVVAGAATAVYARYYELTNFTVRHEALPVLPAGTPDFRILHISDMHMIPGQRTKRDFIHSLAALEPNLVINTGDNLSHMSGLPALMDALDPLFDFPGVYVPGSNCYFAPGKKNPFRYLVGPSKKPESEKVATLPTQEMHDAFDNRGWVDLINRYETLSIDGLRLEFSGVDDPHIGYDKHPGFAPTAFDTEPAPLVRLGVAHAPYLRTLNRFVADGAQAIFAGHTHGGQVCLPGGRALVSNCDLPPARAKGLSYQDGVPVHVSAGLGTSRYAQVRLFCPPEAIVVTLTSR
- a CDS encoding transglycosylase domain-containing protein; the protein is MVSSKKVRKKRKPSDLLQFVALSIIAGFITAGLLVPPTAAAGMAATSSINWFKGLPDNMSDGPLSKPSVLYASDGKTELATFYAQNRTEVPLDKISQPMQDAIIAVEDRKFYEHGAISPVGIGRALVNNILRPNNRQGASTLTQQYVNNLLIDTAEQTGGDATETLGANKGYVEKIIEMKLAISMEENKSKDEILEGYLNIVNLGGANYGVEAAAYYYWGISAAELNPAQAATLAGMVQAPNVYRPNKNPEYSKERRNLVLGTMLRDEKITQKEYDNAVNSELDLDIHTTDSGCSAAGVNAYFCNYVMSALYGDESFGATEEDRINSIYRGGYKIISTLDTRAQDSAKKSVEATQPSTNNIDDVNAALVSVEPKNGYIKAMAQNSDYADAKDDHSTSLYSYNVDPQYGGTTGFQPGSTFKPVVLANWIDKGKSVNQVIDGTALNYPASTRWNAKCLDGGAFRFTEKPEGFTFQNAEGGYRQWGTVTFGMKNSINSFLFRMVFESDLCDIQEMADKLHVHQWTGDTAYNPKILTSNIGAIEVSPLTMASAYATFANDGVYCEPMATTKVENRDGSVKKEYKPACSEQISKDVANGVNYVLKQVLVDGSGWQRGIGLPDASAAKTGTTDNSTQTWMVGYTKGLSTASWVGNLQEGSRSLNGLSINGQRSAYVDGATFAGTQWQRYMNETAKRYNTDKFAQPSNKVLGLG
- a CDS encoding RidA family protein — its product is MTQNSTVENRIKELGYTLPQVAAPVASYVPAVVSGSYVYTSGQLPFIDGALPETGKVHTEPGGVNLDDAKKYAAMCALNALAAVKSAIGDLDRVTKIVKVVGFVSSHPEFTAQPAVINGASELLGDIFGEVGQHARSAVGVPVLPLDSPVEVEIIVEYV
- a CDS encoding NUDIX hydrolase, producing MSKPALYTGALTTVPQKAAAMSTDTARIERTVASVERIFVLPRSQQDAARTWVAEGGEHGPCTLKAAGAVIFVRDGASGIETFMTYRVKSPMGRLAFPGGLATASDIAHHQWIGPSETQWAEKTGGDNPQLARAAVTTAIREVFEETGLLLAGTNEVSTVESLNAHEMMSVRQAISQQEKDFIGYLESRNLKMRTDLLKPVGHWHSPDFFHKRYDLHYFAAAVPVGQSINLLEGKGIWGRWISVGEVLSNTTSTALGDEVGQDDTVGKTLPELVSPGVMCALEAMNNSSSAIAFLSKKRSVQVVKPETKMAADGTCYLSVKDAPAKPAR
- a CDS encoding Crp/Fnr family transcriptional regulator; the encoded protein is MDIEVLRRAPLFAQLDDEAFAALTEDITEVDLTRGATLFYEGDPGDQLYFVVSGKIKLGRTASDGRENLVAILGPGEIFGEMALFDPSPRSTSATAVSETRLAGVKHESLRKAMEKSPSISAQVLQALARRLRRTNENLADLVFSDVPGRVAKALLDLADRFGRPATDGVLVAHELTQEELAQLVGASRETVNKALAEFVSRGWIRLEARAVVILDLQRLRNRSR